A genomic window from Terrisporobacter glycolicus ATCC 14880 = DSM 1288 includes:
- the pyrB gene encoding aspartate carbamoyltransferase, with the protein MLKSRNLIQPEDFSIKEIDEILNLAEDIIKNPSAYSRVCEGKLMATLFYEPSTRTRLSFEAAMKRLGGEIIGFSEPNSSSASKGESLGDTMRVVSGYVDLIVMRHPVAGAAEEAIKYTSVPFINAGDGGNQHPTQTLTDLLTIKSLKGTLSNHTIGLCGDLKYGRTVHSLVKAMNRYENNKFIFISPEELKMPEYIKEKIQNNSYCQTSHLDESLKNLDLLYMTRIQRERFVDRDEYERLKDTYILDKEKMEHAKEDMFVLHPLPRVNEISTDVDDDERAVYFKQATYGMYVRMALIMKLLGVDINN; encoded by the coding sequence ATGTTAAAATCAAGGAATTTAATCCAACCAGAAGACTTTTCTATTAAAGAAATAGATGAAATATTAAACTTAGCTGAGGATATTATAAAAAATCCATCAGCATATTCTCGCGTATGTGAAGGAAAATTAATGGCGACTTTATTTTATGAGCCATCAACAAGAACAAGATTAAGCTTTGAAGCTGCTATGAAACGTTTAGGCGGTGAAATAATAGGTTTCTCTGAACCAAATTCTTCATCAGCATCTAAAGGGGAATCATTAGGAGATACAATGAGAGTTGTATCTGGATATGTAGACCTTATAGTTATGAGACACCCTGTTGCAGGAGCGGCAGAAGAAGCTATTAAATACACGAGTGTACCATTCATTAATGCAGGAGACGGTGGAAATCAACACCCAACTCAAACCCTTACTGATTTACTCACAATAAAATCCCTAAAAGGAACTTTAAGTAATCACACAATAGGACTATGTGGTGATTTAAAATATGGAAGAACAGTTCATTCATTAGTAAAAGCAATGAATAGATACGAAAATAATAAATTTATTTTTATATCACCAGAAGAACTTAAAATGCCAGAATATATAAAAGAAAAAATTCAAAATAATTCATATTGCCAAACATCACATTTAGATGAATCTTTAAAAAATCTAGATTTACTTTATATGACTAGAATTCAAAGAGAAAGATTTGTTGATAGAGATGAATACGAAAGATTAAAAGATACTTATATACTAGATAAAGAAAAGATGGAGCATGCAAAAGAAGATATGTTTGTATTACATCCTCTACCAAGAGTAAACGAAATATCTACAGATGTGGATGATGATGAAAGAGCGGTTTATTTTAAACAAGCTACTTATGGTATGTATGTAAGAATGGCTTTAATTATGAAGCTATTAGGTGTAGATATAAACAATTAA
- the gdhA gene encoding NADP-specific glutamate dehydrogenase, which translates to MSNYVQECIELCKKNNPGEVEFHQTVEEVLSSLAPVMEKHPEYEKAAILERLTEPERGITFRVVWTDDNGNVQVNKGYRYQFNSAIGPYKGGLRFAPNVYPGIIKFLGFEQIFKNSLTGLPIGGGKGGADFDPNGKSDAEIMRFCQAFMTELYRHIGPETDVPAGDLGVGAREVGYMFGQYKRLVNRFEGVLTGKGLSYGGLQGRTEATGYGIVFFANAMLEANGEKLAGKEVAISGFGNVAWGTAQKLNELGAKLVTISGPDGYIYDPNGISGEKVAYMLELRNSGKNVCAPYADKFPGSTFVAGKKPWEVKADLYIPCATQNEILIDDAKTIVASGCKFVCEGSNMSSTNEAIKYLQDNGIIVGPSKAANAGGVACSCIEMGQNSGKTVFTPEQVYAQLENIMVGIHDACANASQTYGFGYNLVAGANVAGFLKVADAMMAQGLV; encoded by the coding sequence ATGTCTAATTACGTACAAGAGTGTATCGAACTTTGTAAGAAAAATAATCCAGGTGAAGTAGAATTTCACCAAACAGTTGAAGAAGTTTTATCTTCATTAGCACCAGTAATGGAAAAACATCCAGAGTATGAAAAAGCTGCTATATTAGAAAGATTAACAGAACCAGAAAGAGGAATAACATTTAGAGTTGTTTGGACAGATGATAATGGTAATGTACAAGTAAATAAGGGATACAGATACCAATTCAATAGTGCAATAGGACCATATAAAGGTGGTTTAAGATTTGCGCCAAACGTTTACCCAGGGATAATAAAATTCTTAGGATTCGAGCAAATATTCAAAAATAGTTTAACTGGTCTTCCAATAGGTGGAGGTAAAGGTGGAGCTGACTTCGATCCAAATGGAAAATCTGATGCAGAAATAATGAGATTCTGTCAAGCTTTCATGACTGAATTATATAGACATATAGGACCAGAAACAGATGTACCAGCTGGGGACTTAGGTGTTGGTGCAAGAGAAGTAGGATATATGTTTGGACAATATAAAAGATTAGTAAATAGATTTGAAGGTGTTTTAACTGGTAAAGGACTTTCTTACGGTGGATTACAAGGAAGAACTGAAGCTACTGGATACGGAATAGTATTCTTTGCAAATGCAATGTTAGAAGCAAACGGAGAAAAATTAGCAGGTAAAGAAGTTGCTATATCAGGATTTGGAAACGTTGCTTGGGGAACTGCACAGAAATTAAATGAATTAGGAGCTAAATTAGTTACAATATCTGGACCAGATGGATATATATATGATCCAAATGGAATAAGTGGAGAAAAAGTTGCATATATGCTTGAATTAAGAAACTCAGGTAAAAACGTATGTGCTCCATATGCTGATAAATTCCCAGGATCTACTTTCGTAGCTGGTAAAAAACCATGGGAAGTAAAAGCTGATTTATATATACCATGTGCTACTCAAAACGAAATATTAATAGATGATGCTAAAACTATAGTTGCTAGTGGATGCAAATTCGTATGTGAAGGATCAAACATGTCTTCAACTAATGAAGCAATAAAATACTTACAAGACAATGGAATAATAGTAGGACCTTCTAAAGCTGCTAATGCTGGTGGAGTTGCTTGTTCTTGTATAGAAATGGGTCAAAACTCTGGTAAAACTGTATTTACTCCAGAACAAGTATATGCTCAATTAGAAAACATAATGGTTGGGATACATGATGCTTGTGCTAACGCTTCTCAAACTTATGGATTTGGATATAACTTAGTTGCTGGTGCAAACGTAGCTGGATTCTTAAAAGTAGCTGATGCTATGATGGCTCAAGGTTTAGTATAA
- a CDS encoding DUF362 domain-containing protein → MAYKITDDCIACGSCTDECPNDAIISGDDKYEINADECLDCGSCADACPNDAIVSE, encoded by the coding sequence ATGGCTTATAAAATAACTGACGATTGTATAGCTTGCGGATCTTGTACTGATGAGTGTCCAAACGATGCTATAATATCTGGGGACGATAAATACGAAATAAATGCAGACGAATGTTTAGATTGTGGTTCTTGTGCTGATGCATGTCCAAACGATGCTATAGTATCTGAATAA
- a CDS encoding DUF362 domain-containing protein codes for MAYKIGDACISCGACADECPVGCISAGDDIYVINADECIECGACNSVCPVEAPQQD; via the coding sequence ATGGCTTACAAAATAGGTGATGCTTGCATAAGCTGTGGCGCTTGTGCAGATGAATGTCCAGTAGGATGCATATCAGCTGGAGATGATATCTACGTAATAAATGCAGATGAGTGTATCGAGTGCGGTGCATGTAATAGTGTTTGTCCAGTGGAAGCTCCACAACAAGACTAA
- a CDS encoding redox-sensing transcriptional repressor Rex: protein MANKNISMAVIRRLPKYYRYLGDLLKKDIQRISSKELSDIIGFTASQIRQDLNNFGGFGQQGYGYNIEDLHTEIGKILGLDKSYSAVLIGAGNLGQAIANYAGFRNAGFEIKALFDANPKVIGLKIREFEILDSDFIEEYIKENNIDIGILCVPKNGAQQLADRLVNAGVTEIWNFAPIDLNVSKDVIVENVNLTESLFTLSYLMKEDLL from the coding sequence ATGGCTAATAAAAATATTTCAATGGCCGTTATAAGAAGATTGCCTAAATACTATAGATATTTAGGGGATTTGTTAAAAAAAGATATACAAAGAATCTCTTCTAAAGAGTTAAGTGATATAATTGGATTCACTGCTTCGCAAATTAGACAGGATTTGAACAACTTTGGAGGATTTGGCCAACAAGGATATGGGTACAACATCGAAGACTTACACACTGAAATAGGAAAAATTTTAGGTTTAGATAAGTCATATAGCGCGGTACTTATAGGTGCGGGAAATTTAGGTCAAGCAATAGCAAACTATGCAGGGTTTAGAAATGCCGGATTCGAGATAAAGGCATTATTTGATGCTAATCCTAAAGTGATAGGATTAAAAATAAGAGAATTTGAAATATTAGATTCGGATTTTATAGAAGAATATATAAAAGAAAATAATATAGATATCGGAATTCTGTGTGTGCCAAAAAACGGAGCTCAGCAGTTAGCAGATAGACTAGTTAATGCAGGAGTAACAGAAATTTGGAACTTTGCACCAATTGACTTAAATGTTTCTAAGGATGTAATAGTAGAAAACGTTAACTTAACTGAAAGTTTATTTACATTATCATACTTAATGAAAGAGGATCTTCTATAA
- the abc-f gene encoding ribosomal protection-like ABC-F family protein — MIVLSCNNLYKSFGIDSILENICFTVNEGNKIGIIGINGTGKTTLMKIISGEYGYDEGDIYTSKDCEIGYLQQNTNFLSNNTILEEVLEVFKPLIDMENYLRELEHRIAEEGSKDNSSILEKLMNDYSHALEDFASKNGYGYKSEAKGVLKGLGFKDEDMDKPINILSGGEKTRVLLGKLLLKKPTLLLLDEPTNHLDSEAIEWLEFFLKQYKGTVMLISHDRYFLDQVVDRVFEIHNKRLKTYNGNYSKFIELSKVEKELELKKFEDQQKDLKKQEESIERLKAYGREKHLKRARSKEKALDKIDVLDKPEAYRKKAKIQFNPSISSGNDVLHVEDLSMAYDERVLFKGVNFDIYRGEKVALIGPNGIGKSTLFKIIMKELTPICGDFKLGTNVNVSYFHQEQKTLNLDNTIIDEIWDSNEKLTQTEIRSMLGSLLFEDEEVFKKISTLSGGERARIAILKLILSKANFLLLDEPTNHLDIDSKEVLEESLENYTGTIFTISHDRYFLNTVVDKILVLGESGITEYLGNYDYYINKKRESEEMSAMVEVEEKTKTQLKEEKRKEKEQREKEKKNKFKIKNIEQEIEDLETKIEKLDNLLCQEEVYSNPDRSKEVSQEKITFEDKLSSLYEAWEELV, encoded by the coding sequence ATGATTGTTTTATCGTGTAACAATTTGTATAAAAGTTTCGGAATAGATTCCATTTTAGAAAATATATGCTTTACAGTAAATGAAGGAAATAAAATCGGTATTATCGGTATAAATGGTACTGGTAAAACTACTTTAATGAAAATAATATCTGGTGAATATGGATACGATGAGGGAGATATATATACTTCTAAGGATTGTGAAATAGGATATTTACAACAAAATACTAACTTCCTTTCTAATAACACTATATTAGAAGAAGTTTTAGAGGTTTTCAAACCATTAATAGATATGGAAAACTATTTAAGAGAGTTGGAGCATAGAATTGCTGAAGAAGGTAGCAAAGATAACTCTTCTATTTTAGAAAAACTTATGAATGATTATTCTCATGCTCTAGAAGATTTTGCTTCTAAAAATGGTTACGGATATAAATCTGAAGCAAAAGGTGTTCTTAAAGGACTAGGTTTTAAGGATGAGGATATGGACAAACCTATAAATATTTTGTCTGGTGGAGAAAAAACTAGAGTACTTTTAGGTAAATTACTCCTAAAAAAACCTACTCTATTATTGCTAGATGAACCTACAAACCACTTAGACTCTGAAGCAATAGAATGGCTAGAGTTTTTCCTTAAGCAATATAAAGGAACTGTTATGCTAATATCTCATGATCGATATTTCTTAGACCAGGTTGTTGATAGAGTATTTGAGATTCATAACAAAAGATTAAAAACTTATAATGGTAATTACTCTAAATTTATAGAGTTATCTAAAGTTGAAAAAGAACTTGAATTAAAAAAATTTGAAGATCAACAAAAAGATTTGAAGAAACAAGAAGAGTCTATTGAAAGATTAAAAGCCTATGGAAGAGAAAAGCATCTAAAAAGAGCACGTAGCAAAGAAAAGGCTTTAGATAAAATAGATGTTTTAGATAAACCTGAAGCATATAGAAAAAAAGCTAAGATTCAGTTTAATCCTTCCATCTCAAGTGGAAATGATGTTCTTCACGTTGAAGATTTATCTATGGCTTATGATGAAAGAGTTTTATTTAAAGGCGTTAATTTCGATATATATAGAGGGGAAAAAGTTGCACTTATTGGACCTAACGGTATAGGTAAATCCACATTATTCAAAATAATAATGAAAGAACTTACTCCTATTTGTGGTGATTTTAAACTTGGAACTAACGTTAATGTTTCTTACTTCCATCAGGAACAAAAAACTTTAAACTTAGATAATACTATTATTGATGAAATTTGGGATAGTAATGAAAAGTTAACTCAAACAGAAATAAGAAGTATGTTAGGCTCTCTATTATTTGAAGATGAAGAAGTATTCAAAAAAATCTCTACCTTAAGTGGTGGTGAAAGAGCCAGAATAGCTATTCTTAAATTAATATTATCTAAGGCAAATTTCTTACTACTAGATGAACCTACTAACCACTTGGATATAGATTCTAAAGAAGTTTTAGAAGAATCCCTAGAAAATTACACAGGTACTATATTCACTATTTCTCACGATAGATATTTTTTAAATACTGTTGTAGATAAAATTTTAGTTTTGGGTGAAAGTGGCATAACTGAGTATCTTGGAAATTATGATTATTATATTAATAAAAAGAGAGAATCTGAAGAAATGTCTGCCATGGTTGAAGTTGAAGAAAAAACTAAAACTCAATTAAAAGAAGAAAAAAGAAAAGAAAAAGAACAACGTGAAAAAGAAAAAAAGAATAAATTTAAAATAAAAAATATTGAACAAGAAATAGAAGATTTAGAAACTAAAATAGAAAAACTAGATAATCTTCTATGCCAAGAGGAAGTTTATTCTAATCCAGATAGGTCTAAAGAAGTAAGCCAAGAAAAAATCACTTTTGAAGACAAACTTTCTTCACTGTATGAAGCTTGGGAAGAATTAGTTTAA
- a CDS encoding RidA family protein, with amino-acid sequence MSIQRFEGNGRMSKAVVFNNTIYLCGQTCGEGDIKEQTAGVLAKVEELLNQYGSDKKHILSITVYVKDMKDFADMNSVYDAWIVDGHEPARACVEAKMAREQILVEMSVVAAVK; translated from the coding sequence ATGAGTATACAAAGATTTGAAGGAAATGGAAGAATGAGTAAGGCAGTTGTATTTAACAATACAATTTACTTATGTGGACAAACTTGCGGAGAAGGAGATATAAAAGAACAAACAGCTGGTGTTTTAGCGAAAGTTGAAGAATTATTAAATCAATATGGATCAGATAAAAAACATATATTATCTATAACTGTATATGTAAAAGATATGAAAGATTTCGCTGATATGAACTCAGTTTACGATGCTTGGATAGTAGATGGACATGAGCCAGCTAGAGCTTGTGTAGAAGCAAAAATGGCTAGAGAACAAATATTAGTAGAAATGTCAGTTGTTGCAGCTGTAAAATAG
- the tsaD gene encoding tRNA (adenosine(37)-N6)-threonylcarbamoyltransferase complex transferase subunit TsaD → MKDIITLSMESSCDETAVAILKNGREILANIVSTQIELHKKFGGVVPEVASRKHIENIDAVFQEAIDTANIELEDIDHISVTYGPGLVGALLVGLSYAKALAFSLNKPLVGVNHMQGHISANYIEHKDLKPPFITLVVSGGHTHLVEVKDYNRYEILGRTRDDASGEAFDKIARAMNLGYPGGPIIDKLAKLGNKKAIDFPRAYIDDSYDFSFSGLKSAVLNYLNGQKMKNNEIVVEDVAASFQEAVVEVLSTKAIKAALEKNYKTIALSGGVAANSALRDKISQMGKEHDIEIKYPSLSLCTDNAAMIGCAGYYNFINGKRDDMSLNAVPNLKIDTI, encoded by the coding sequence ATGAAGGATATAATAACATTATCGATGGAAAGTAGTTGCGATGAAACGGCAGTTGCTATTTTAAAAAATGGTAGAGAAATATTAGCAAATATAGTATCTACTCAAATTGAATTACATAAAAAATTTGGAGGCGTTGTACCAGAGGTAGCCTCTAGAAAGCATATAGAAAATATTGATGCTGTATTCCAAGAAGCAATAGATACAGCGAATATTGAATTAGAAGATATAGATCATATATCTGTTACATATGGACCAGGGCTTGTAGGAGCCTTACTTGTGGGACTTTCTTATGCAAAAGCATTGGCATTTTCTTTAAATAAACCACTTGTAGGGGTTAATCATATGCAAGGCCACATAAGTGCGAATTATATTGAACACAAAGATTTAAAGCCACCATTTATAACTTTAGTTGTATCTGGAGGTCATACTCATTTAGTAGAAGTAAAAGATTACAATCGTTATGAAATACTAGGAAGAACAAGAGATGATGCTTCAGGAGAAGCTTTTGATAAAATAGCAAGAGCTATGAATTTAGGATACCCAGGTGGACCAATAATTGATAAACTTGCTAAATTAGGAAATAAAAAAGCTATAGATTTCCCGAGGGCTTATATAGACGATTCATATGATTTTAGTTTTAGTGGATTAAAATCAGCAGTACTGAACTACTTAAATGGTCAGAAAATGAAAAATAATGAAATTGTAGTAGAAGATGTGGCAGCATCTTTCCAAGAAGCTGTTGTTGAAGTTCTTTCTACGAAAGCAATAAAAGCTGCTTTAGAAAAAAATTATAAAACAATTGCTTTATCAGGAGGCGTTGCAGCTAATTCAGCTCTTAGGGATAAGATTTCTCAAATGGGGAAAGAGCATGATATAGAAATTAAATATCCTTCATTATCATTGTGCACAGATAATGCAGCTATGATAGGTTGTGCAGGGTATTATAATTTTATAAATGGCAAAAGAGATGATATGTCTCTAAATGCAGTACCAAACTTAAAAATAGACACAATTTAA
- the rimI gene encoding ribosomal protein S18-alanine N-acetyltransferase: MENNIIIRSMTMNDVDAVYVVEEDCFVDPWSKESIKKELKNNLARYLVAQLDDKIVGYVGVWFVVDEGHITNVAVHSEYRGKKIGDKLVKEMVKLCKGNNIVAMTLEVRSSNTVAQNLYRKYGFKMGGIRKEYYSDNKEDAIIMWNQLKEV, translated from the coding sequence ATGGAAAATAATATTATAATAAGATCAATGACAATGAATGATGTGGATGCGGTTTATGTTGTAGAAGAAGATTGTTTCGTAGATCCTTGGTCAAAAGAATCAATAAAAAAAGAATTAAAAAATAACTTAGCTAGATATTTAGTTGCTCAGTTAGATGATAAAATAGTAGGATATGTAGGTGTTTGGTTTGTAGTTGATGAAGGTCATATTACAAACGTGGCAGTTCATAGTGAATATAGAGGTAAAAAAATTGGAGATAAACTTGTAAAAGAAATGGTTAAGTTATGTAAGGGAAATAATATAGTAGCCATGACTTTAGAGGTTAGATCATCTAATACAGTAGCACAAAATTTATACAGAAAGTATGGATTTAAAATGGGCGGTATAAGAAAAGAATATTATAGTGATAACAAAGAAGATGCCATCATTATGTGGAACCAGCTAAAAGAGGTGTAA
- the tsaB gene encoding tRNA (adenosine(37)-N6)-threonylcarbamoyltransferase complex dimerization subunit type 1 TsaB: protein MRILGIDTSTMAANVAVLEDDKLICEYSINTKKTHSQKLMPMIENMLKLSDIEIKDIDAIGICVGPGSFTGLRIGMATAKAMAHVNNIPLIGINSLEILGANMNLCNKNICAILDAQRNQVYTCKYIVEENKSKALEKISIIQIDDLLEELSVTSEEWVIVGEAVYKYKEKIEAISNITISSPSNNITKASSLCTVAKYKLEQNIYVHNCYDINPMYIRKSQAEEQYEEKQKRLRDGK, encoded by the coding sequence ATGAGGATACTAGGAATAGATACTTCTACCATGGCTGCAAATGTGGCAGTATTAGAAGATGACAAGTTAATTTGTGAATATAGTATAAACACTAAAAAAACTCATTCACAAAAACTAATGCCTATGATAGAAAATATGTTAAAACTTAGTGATATAGAAATTAAGGATATAGACGCCATAGGTATTTGTGTAGGACCGGGTTCTTTCACGGGACTTAGAATAGGAATGGCTACAGCAAAAGCTATGGCTCATGTAAATAATATTCCTTTAATAGGTATAAATTCTCTAGAAATACTAGGTGCTAACATGAATCTTTGTAATAAAAATATATGCGCTATATTAGATGCACAAAGAAATCAAGTTTATACTTGTAAATATATAGTTGAAGAAAATAAAAGTAAAGCATTAGAAAAAATAAGTATAATACAAATTGATGATTTACTAGAAGAATTATCAGTAACAAGTGAAGAATGGGTAATAGTTGGTGAAGCTGTTTATAAATATAAAGAAAAAATAGAAGCCATATCAAATATTACTATATCATCTCCATCAAATAACATAACTAAAGCAAGTAGTTTGTGTACTGTAGCAAAATATAAACTTGAACAAAATATATATGTACATAATTGTTATGACATAAATCCAATGTATATCAGAAAATCTCAAGCAGAAGAACAATATGAAGAAAAGCAAAAGAGGTTAAGAGATGGAAAATAA
- the tsaE gene encoding tRNA (adenosine(37)-N6)-threonylcarbamoyltransferase complex ATPase subunit type 1 TsaE, producing the protein MKTIFLDKEEKTREIGEKLGKLLFPGSVICLIGDLGAGKTTMTQSLAKSLEVDDYITSPTFTIVNEYEGRLPLYHFDVYRIGCSEEMYDIGFDEYIDSEGVCIIEWANIIEDILPEDYLKIELNYKENGREMVLTPFGQKYEEIVEELTK; encoded by the coding sequence ATGAAAACAATTTTTTTAGACAAAGAAGAGAAAACAAGAGAGATTGGAGAAAAACTAGGTAAGTTACTTTTTCCAGGTAGTGTGATTTGTTTAATTGGAGATTTAGGAGCGGGAAAAACTACGATGACACAAAGTTTAGCTAAATCTTTAGAAGTAGACGATTATATTACAAGTCCAACATTTACTATAGTAAATGAATATGAAGGTCGACTACCTTTATATCATTTTGATGTGTATAGAATTGGATGTAGTGAGGAAATGTACGATATTGGATTTGATGAATATATAGATTCAGAAGGTGTTTGTATAATTGAATGGGCAAATATAATTGAAGACATACTACCAGAAGATTATTTAAAAATAGAATTAAATTATAAAGAAAATGGAAGAGAAATGGTACTAACACCATTTGGACAAAAATACGAAGAAATAGTTGAGGAGTTGACTAAATAA
- a CDS encoding ECF transporter S component, with amino-acid sequence MQNVIRKPGLSSAKTIAKVGVLSAIAYILMFIAVPLPIFPSFLKIDLSDIPAIFGGMSLGPMAGLAIVIVKNLLQGITASTTGGVGEFANVVIGGSYVLIICLFYKKLKTTKGVLAGGLVGIVAMTIMGCIMNYFIMIPLYVTVYGMPLEQIIQMGTIINPRVTDLMTFVIWMIAPFNILKAGIMTVVTLPLFKKMEKILSK; translated from the coding sequence ATGCAAAATGTAATTAGAAAGCCAGGATTATCATCTGCAAAAACTATAGCAAAGGTGGGAGTATTATCAGCAATAGCTTATATTCTTATGTTTATAGCAGTGCCACTACCAATATTTCCGTCATTTCTAAAAATAGACTTATCTGATATACCAGCTATATTTGGTGGAATGTCTTTAGGGCCAATGGCAGGTCTTGCTATAGTTATAGTTAAAAACTTACTTCAAGGAATAACAGCAAGTACTACTGGAGGAGTTGGAGAATTTGCAAATGTAGTAATAGGTGGGTCTTATGTATTAATTATATGTTTATTTTATAAAAAGCTAAAAACTACAAAAGGAGTGTTAGCTGGAGGATTAGTAGGAATAGTAGCTATGACTATTATGGGATGTATAATGAATTACTTTATAATGATACCTTTATATGTAACAGTATATGGTATGCCATTAGAACAAATAATACAAATGGGAACTATAATAAATCCAAGAGTTACAGATTTAATGACTTTTGTAATATGGATGATTGCTCCTTTTAATATATTAAAAGCAGGTATAATGACAGTAGTTACACTACCATTATTCAAAAAGATGGAAAAAATACTTAGTAAATAA
- a CDS encoding amidohydrolase, which translates to MIFIKNGTINTVTKGIINSNILIDNKKIIEIGDEIVAPLDAQVIDANGCLVLPGFIDAHTHLGLWEDGMGAEGADGNEETDPVTPHLNPIDGINPMDRNFTEAVQGGITAVCTTPGSANVMGGQCIAIKTFGRIIDKMVIKNPVAAKIAFGENPKSVYGSDDKTPQTRMAIAALIRENLKKAEEYLEEVERCELEEDDESKPEYDIKYESLIPVLKRQIPLKAHAHRADDMFTAIRIAKEFNLRLTLDHCTEGHLVVDELVEEGYPVIVGPSLSERSKIELRNLTFETAGILSNAGLDVCLMTDHPVVPIQYLPICAGIAIKHGMKEEKALEAITINPAKVLGIDDKVGSIEIGKDADIVIWDNNPFEINSHVLYTIIDGKIVYKKNK; encoded by the coding sequence GTGATATTCATAAAAAATGGAACAATAAATACAGTAACTAAAGGAATAATAAATAGTAATATTCTTATAGATAATAAAAAAATAATAGAAATTGGTGATGAAATAGTAGCACCTTTGGATGCACAAGTAATAGATGCAAATGGGTGTTTAGTATTGCCAGGTTTTATAGATGCACATACGCATTTAGGTCTTTGGGAAGATGGAATGGGAGCAGAAGGTGCTGATGGTAACGAAGAAACAGACCCTGTGACTCCTCATTTAAATCCTATTGATGGCATAAATCCAATGGATAGAAACTTTACAGAAGCAGTTCAAGGTGGAATAACAGCAGTTTGTACTACGCCTGGAAGTGCTAATGTAATGGGTGGTCAGTGTATAGCTATAAAAACATTCGGTAGAATTATAGATAAAATGGTAATAAAAAATCCCGTTGCAGCTAAAATCGCTTTTGGAGAAAATCCTAAAAGTGTTTATGGTAGCGACGATAAAACTCCACAAACAAGAATGGCTATAGCAGCTTTAATTAGAGAAAATTTGAAAAAGGCAGAGGAATATCTAGAAGAAGTTGAAAGATGTGAGTTAGAAGAAGACGATGAAAGTAAACCAGAATATGATATTAAATACGAAAGTTTAATACCAGTACTAAAAAGACAAATCCCTCTTAAAGCTCATGCTCATAGAGCAGATGATATGTTTACAGCCATAAGAATTGCAAAAGAGTTTAATTTAAGATTAACGCTAGATCATTGTACAGAAGGGCATTTAGTTGTAGATGAATTGGTGGAAGAAGGATACCCAGTAATCGTAGGGCCTTCTCTTTCAGAAAGATCTAAAATAGAACTTCGTAACTTAACTTTTGAAACAGCGGGAATTCTTTCAAATGCAGGATTAGATGTTTGTTTAATGACAGATCATCCAGTCGTTCCCATTCAATACTTGCCTATATGTGCAGGGATAGCAATAAAACATGGAATGAAAGAAGAAAAGGCATTGGAAGCAATAACAATAAATCCAGCAAAAGTATTAGGAATAGACGATAAAGTTGGATCTATTGAAATTGGAAAAGATGCTGATATAGTTATTTGGGACAATAATCCTTTTGAGATAAATAGTCATGTATTATATACAATTATAGATGGAAAAATAGTTTATAAGAAAAATAAATAA